Sequence from the Afifella aestuarii genome:
TCAACTTCGCCGCGGATGCCTTGGACGCCGTAGCGCTGATAAAGCCACTCGCCGGCAGTCGCCGGTTCGCGATCGGCAAGACTGCAGAGTTCGCGGGCGCAAAGCCCATCGACCATCAAAGCGGCAGTCGCGAAGAGAGCATCGGCGCTCATGGCCGCCGGCTCGCGCGCCAGCAGACCAGCCGCAGCGCTCAAGATACCAGCGGAGAAGAGAAAACCGCGTTGTGTGTTGATGCCGCCTGTCGCGGCAAGAAGCAGGCCTTCATAATGTGAACCGATGGCGCGCACGACCGGCAGAAGGCTGACCACCTGCCCTTCATGACGTTGGCCTGCATCGGCACATTGGAAGAAGCAGGGAGCGATCGCGGCCGAGGACACCATGAAGGTCGAGATGTCCATGTCCCGGTGCGCGCCGTTGGAGCGGGCCGTTACGAGGCCCGGCTTCGGATGCGTCGCGACTTCGAGCAATGCGCCGGCGAGGAATGCCGAACCGATGCGCCAGGCAACGGCGCTCACTCCGGCTTCGAAAGCGGGCGTCTGCTCCGGATTGTTCGCTGTAACTTGCTGAGGGGCTTGCATAATCTCGTACTCATTTCGCCTCCCCAGGCTGCGCTTCGATGACGGTCGTAGCGTGCGCAAAGCCTGCATCGGCGAGTTCGCCGCGTCCGAACGTCGCTCGTAGCGGGCGGCGCGAGGGCGCAATTCCCCGTTGACCCCAAGCGCCCGTAAGCGCCGAAAGCCGCAAGGAGATTCAAGAGTTCACCGGCACGGAGAACACTGAGTCACTGGTGAGGAATGGGTTTGAGCAAAGGATGGAACGAACTCCCCGAAGGGGCGCCCAAGCTGCTCCAGTCACGAGATCACACGCCCCAGAGGGGCTCTGAAGATAGGTGCTCACCTCCGCAAAGCGGTTGGCGTCACCCCTGATCACTGTATCACTAGCTCTCGAAAGAGCAGTACATCTCCGCCAAGCGGAGCATCACATGGCCCGAGGGCCCGTCGAGTTCCCGTATCGGTACCCCCGACTTAAGTCGTATATCTCACTATGGAGCCGAAGAGTCCAGACCTCTGTCTGGCCAACGGTTGCGGCAAAATGGCATCATTATAAGCGAGACGTACAAAGTCGGATTGTTTCGTCTTTTCAGATAATTAAGTTGCCTCGACAAAAATTCTCGGCGGATTCTCCGCACTTCGGCCAGGTTGCGCAGGCAACAAAATTCGACTTCCAAGACGTACACTAAGAGTTTGAAAACGCGACGTTTTCGCGGCTCGTCAGCCCCAAATTGAACATGATTGAGATCGTCGTTTATAATTTTGCACGTACAATTACGTGAACAGAAAACGCCGCGCTCCCTCGCGCCCGCATGCCGACGGGCGTCTCGCTTCGACAGAACGAAGCGGCTCAATCTACGCAATGGACCGGGGTGGCGCAGCAAATGGCCCGCACCTTATCGAAGCAGCATCCGCTCCGAGCCGGCGCACGTCCGCCCACAAAAGGTGGGCCGAGAGAATACCTCTTCCCATCGAGATGGACGGAGGCGAGTTCAACCGACGATCAAGTCAGTCACGCGTCGGTACGGGATCTCCAGCGAAACGAGGCCGCTGAAGACGGAGGGATTTCCAAACTGGGACCGTGAAGCGGACTATGCAGAGCGCGGCCTCCCCCGCCCGCGCCACGCGAATCCGGAAACCGTCAGGCTCCGCCTCTAGAGATGCATCACCCCAAAGCCCATGCGCTCATGGTTCGTTTCGGGGTGGAACGCCGATTCGCCGTGCGCGGCGATGGCAAGCCATCTTCCGTCGGAAACGATAGCCACCTTGAGCTTCAGGCTTGATTCTGCCGCGACGTCCGAGCTGACGCCCTTCAGGCATTCGAGACCCGCGTGGATGACGGCGTGGATTTCGTTGTGATGGTGGTGAATGATGTGGCTCTGAAGCGCGCAGGCGACAAGCGACTTCACGAATGTCTTCGTCACATCCGTGCGGATACCGCTGACAAAGGTGATGCCGAGCTTCAAGCGCGTGCTCGCAGCGATATACTGCTTGAAGACCTCTTCCTCCTCGCGCGAGCTGATCGCAGCAATGATCGCGACCTTACCCAGACGGTCAGGATTGATGTCCATTGGGGGAGTTCCTTGTGCGAGAACATGTCCGGCCCGCGATAACCCAAGGTTATCCCGTGAAACCCTTCCGCTATGCTGCCCCCCAAGGCGTGCAGTCGGGCAGGTGCCGGGAGGCATCTCGATAGGGCGTCACTTGGTTCCAGTAAACCCTAAAGATCGCTCCAGGCTTGCAAGCGAGATTGTCCTTTACGACGGGTGCGCGGGGCATAAATGTGAGCACAGACACCCCGGGGGGAAGGCGCATTTGCCTGCGCTACCCCCATAACTCTGCGGCGCCGCCCCCTGTTCCGCCGAGAGTGCAAGACGCGAGGAGAATCTATGCCCGCTGCCATCACACCGTCCGTGCTGGAAACGATCGGCAACACACCCCTTTTGCGGCTGCGACACGCATCGGAGATGACCGGCTGCGAAATCCTTGCCAAAGCCGAGTTTCTCAACCCAGGCCAGTCGGTCAAAGACCGCGCCGCCCTTGGCATCATCCGCGATGCGGAAAAGCGTGGATTGTTGCAGCCGGGCGGGACCATTGTCGAAGGGACAGCCGGCAATACGGGCATCGGGCTCGCTCTCGTTGCGAAAGCGCTTGGCTACCGGGCCGTCATTGTCATCCCGCAAACGCAGTCTGAGGAGAAAAAGCAGGCCCTTCGTCTGCATGGCGCGCGCCTGCTCGAGGTCCCTGCCGTGCCTTACCGCAACCCCAACAACTACATTAAAGTGTCGGGGCGACTTGCCGAGAGGCTCGCCGCAGAGGAACCCAACGGAGCGATTTGGGCCAATCAGTTCGACAACACCGCAAACCGCAACGCCCATATCGAGACGACGGGTCCGGAAATCTGGCGGCAGACGGATGGCAAGCTCGACGGCTTTATCTGTGCCGTCGGCACGGGTGGCACACTCGCCGGATGCGGCATGGCGCTGAAAGAACGGGACCGTTCGATCAAGATCGGGCTCGCCGATCCCGACGGCGCAGCCTTGTTCAATTACTATGCCCATGGCGAGCTCAAATCCTCCGGCTCATCCATCACGGAGGGCATCGGCCAGGGGCGGATCACGGCCAACCTCGAAGGTGCTGCCGTCGACATGCCGTTCAACATTCCCGATTCGGAAGCGATGAGCGTCCTCTTCGACCTCGTCGAGAAGGAAGGGTTGTGCCTGGGTGGTTCGTCGGGGATCAATGTCGCGGGAGCCATCCGCATGGCCCGCGAGCTGGGTCCGGGCCACCGTATCGTGACCATTCTGTGCGACCATGGCGCACGTTACGCCACGAAATTGTTCAATCCCGACTTCCTGCGCGCTAAGAACCTGCCTGTGCCGACCTGGCTGTCGCAGCCGCCGGCGATCGATATTCCATTCGAGGAGGTGCCCGAGTGAGTGGGCCGACTGAACTTCTCTTTCGCAGCGATGCCTATCTGAAGGAATGCGAGGCGGAGGTCGTCGCCATCAACGATCGTGGCGGCGTCATCCTGGATAAGACCGTTTTCTACGCCACCGGTGGTGGCCAACCGGGCGACACCGGACGCCTTCTCTTCGCCGACGGAGAGGTCGCGATCGGCGCCACCGTCTATGGCGAAGACAAATCTGAGATCGTGCATGTGCCGGCTGGCGAGACAAAGCTCCCTTCAGTGGGCGAGCATGTGAAACTCCTCGTCGACTGGGACCGACGTCACGCGCATATGCGCATGCACACCGCCCTGCATCTCCTCTGCTCGCTGATCGCCTTCCCTGTGACCGGAGGATCGATCGGCGCGGCGGAAAGCCGGCTCGATTTCGATATCGCCGAGGCGGATGCCATCGACAAAGACGCGCTGACCGATGCGCTCAACGAACTCGTGAAAGCTGACCACACCGTGACAACACGCTGGATTACGGACGAAGAACTCGCCGACAACCCGGACCTCGTTCGGACCATGAGCGTGAAGCCGCCGACCGGCTCCGGCAAGGTCCGGCTCGTAGCGATTGGCGCCGATGGTTCGGTCGATCTTCAGCCCTGTGGCGGCACCCATGTGCGCTCCACCGGAGAGATCGGCGCGCTCAAGATTGGCAAGATCGAGAAGAAGGGCCGCCAGAACCGCCGAATCCGTTTGCAGCTGGCGAGCTGACGATGGGCACCATGCTGGTCAGTCCCAAGTGGCTCAACGAGCACCTTGCGGACGAAAAGGTGAAAGTAATCGACGCCTCCTGGTACCTCCCCGCCCATGCGCGCGATGCCAAGGCGGAGTACGGGGCCGGACATATACCCGGTGCGGTCTATTTCGATATCGACCGGATCGCCGATCCCGACACCGACCTGCCGCACATGCTGCCGAGCCGCGAAGCTTTCGCAGAAGCGGCAGGAAAGCTCGGACTGTCGGATAAAGATACGATCATCGTCTACGACGGGATGGGCTGCTTCTCCGCGCCGCGCGTGTGGTGGACGCTCAAAATCTTCGGCGCCGCCGATGTGCGGCTCCTCGAGGGCGGCCTGCCGGCCTGGCGCGCGGCGGGACTGCCGCTGGAGACGGAAACACCCTCGCCTCCCGAAACAACCTTTAACGTCCGGTTCGACCGTGACGCGGTTGCCGATCTCGAGCGGGTGCGAAATGCGATCGCCAACAAGAATGCGCAGGTGGTCGATGCACGCCCCGCGCCGCGTTTCAGCGGCGAAGCGGCCGAACCGCGCCCCGGTCTCAAGAGCGGCCACATGCCAGGCTCTTTCAATCTGCCTTTCGGCGC
This genomic interval carries:
- a CDS encoding alanyl-tRNA editing protein, translated to MSGPTELLFRSDAYLKECEAEVVAINDRGGVILDKTVFYATGGGQPGDTGRLLFADGEVAIGATVYGEDKSEIVHVPAGETKLPSVGEHVKLLVDWDRRHAHMRMHTALHLLCSLIAFPVTGGSIGAAESRLDFDIAEADAIDKDALTDALNELVKADHTVTTRWITDEELADNPDLVRTMSVKPPTGSGKVRLVAIGADGSVDLQPCGGTHVRSTGEIGALKIGKIEKKGRQNRRIRLQLAS
- a CDS encoding cysteine synthase A translates to MPAAITPSVLETIGNTPLLRLRHASEMTGCEILAKAEFLNPGQSVKDRAALGIIRDAEKRGLLQPGGTIVEGTAGNTGIGLALVAKALGYRAVIVIPQTQSEEKKQALRLHGARLLEVPAVPYRNPNNYIKVSGRLAERLAAEEPNGAIWANQFDNTANRNAHIETTGPEIWRQTDGKLDGFICAVGTGGTLAGCGMALKERDRSIKIGLADPDGAALFNYYAHGELKSSGSSITEGIGQGRITANLEGAAVDMPFNIPDSEAMSVLFDLVEKEGLCLGGSSGINVAGAIRMARELGPGHRIVTILCDHGARYATKLFNPDFLRAKNLPVPTWLSQPPAIDIPFEEVPE
- the mdcB gene encoding triphosphoribosyl-dephospho-CoA synthase MdcB, which translates into the protein MQAPQQVTANNPEQTPAFEAGVSAVAWRIGSAFLAGALLEVATHPKPGLVTARSNGAHRDMDISTFMVSSAAIAPCFFQCADAGQRHEGQVVSLLPVVRAIGSHYEGLLLAATGGINTQRGFLFSAGILSAAAGLLAREPAAMSADALFATAALMVDGLCARELCSLADREPATAGEWLYQRYGVQGIRGEVEAGFPTVAEAGLPAFQAAREKGASVQTALIHTLISLMAVAEDTTLLWRGGFAALDFVRAEAREVLRLGGALSEAGMAAIRRLDAACITRNISPGGSADLLAITFGVDALLSGHPAPGAAFTDQPLTAGHSPKPPRIS
- a CDS encoding HutP family protein → MDINPDRLGKVAIIAAISSREEEEVFKQYIAASTRLKLGITFVSGIRTDVTKTFVKSLVACALQSHIIHHHHNEIHAVIHAGLECLKGVSSDVAAESSLKLKVAIVSDGRWLAIAAHGESAFHPETNHERMGFGVMHL
- the sseA gene encoding 3-mercaptopyruvate sulfurtransferase, which codes for MGTMLVSPKWLNEHLADEKVKVIDASWYLPAHARDAKAEYGAGHIPGAVYFDIDRIADPDTDLPHMLPSREAFAEAAGKLGLSDKDTIIVYDGMGCFSAPRVWWTLKIFGAADVRLLEGGLPAWRAAGLPLETETPSPPETTFNVRFDRDAVADLERVRNAIANKNAQVVDARPAPRFSGEAAEPRPGLKSGHMPGSFNLPFGALFAEDGKSLAEPGTIRRLFEQAGVDWHRPIITSCGSGVTAAVLSFALATAGKRDVALYDGSWAEWGGRTDTPIERGSE